A single window of Vibrio alfacsensis DNA harbors:
- a CDS encoding DUF2955 domain-containing protein — protein MKTLRIWFGCSMGLALSMLFGWSYGFFAVMLPLFVLGRLDHFSLPMVLMVLFSAVWSTVQATFILEYLQFHPTLMLAAVGIMMLFKCIAMMNPKTYLFGYMGLLVGSIVLNFASYDFIDIEEFNVNLWVISFCNIFVCALAYWLFPEPESKMVQTEMTTPVKSDIDYISQVAMGWVVAMAAFVVFQVGDLYDSLSAQASILIILTPMTLAGSMAMAKIRIIGTALGCMAGMAVQLILGSWFGHGLLFWLAFTIAMGPFCLWLTKGQVKGAIAFSAMSALSVPLTTSLVPEQKDAFFSILYRFSSIFIAVLLTAMVMWVVHHWIRIALLKHPEIRGVSEDGA, from the coding sequence ATGAAAACCTTACGAATTTGGTTTGGTTGTTCGATGGGATTGGCCTTGAGCATGCTGTTTGGTTGGTCTTATGGTTTCTTTGCCGTCATGCTACCGCTGTTTGTGCTTGGCCGTTTAGACCATTTTAGCCTCCCTATGGTGCTCATGGTGCTGTTCTCTGCGGTTTGGAGCACAGTACAAGCCACGTTTATTTTGGAGTACCTTCAGTTCCATCCTACGTTGATGTTGGCTGCTGTTGGTATCATGATGCTGTTCAAATGCATCGCAATGATGAACCCAAAAACCTATTTATTTGGTTACATGGGTCTGCTAGTGGGTTCAATCGTGCTCAACTTTGCTAGCTACGACTTTATCGATATTGAAGAATTCAACGTTAACTTGTGGGTTATCTCGTTTTGTAACATCTTTGTTTGCGCGCTCGCGTATTGGTTGTTTCCTGAACCGGAATCTAAAATGGTTCAAACCGAAATGACCACGCCAGTGAAAAGCGATATCGACTACATTAGCCAAGTTGCCATGGGCTGGGTGGTGGCAATGGCGGCATTTGTTGTATTCCAAGTAGGGGATTTGTACGACTCCCTTTCTGCACAGGCTTCGATACTCATCATCCTTACGCCAATGACACTGGCTGGTTCAATGGCAATGGCAAAAATCCGCATTATCGGCACGGCTTTAGGCTGCATGGCGGGAATGGCAGTTCAATTAATCTTAGGAAGTTGGTTTGGTCACGGATTATTATTCTGGCTTGCGTTCACCATCGCGATGGGCCCCTTTTGTCTCTGGTTAACAAAAGGACAAGTGAAAGGCGCAATTGCATTTTCTGCGATGTCTGCACTTTCAGTTCCACTAACCACGTCATTAGTACCAGAACAGAAAGACGCATTCTTCTCTATATTGTATCGCTTCAGTTCTATATTTATCGCAGTGTTGCTCACTGCTATGGTGATGTGGGTGGTCCACCATTGGATTCGTATTGCACTGCTCAAGCATCCCGAGATACGGGGAGTAAGTGAGGATGGCGCATAA
- a CDS encoding HlyD family secretion protein translates to MTADHKFKHWMRTLIVLFIVLFFYIIIADRHAPITTEGRVQGYVVQVAPEVSGKVTEVLIDNNQSVLKGDALFKIDDRKYKIALEQAKLSLQSAYEKEATLYSQREAAIANITRAQATYNNAHREYMRLQKLSSQKVISQSTLDNAFAQNQVSRSALKAEQQNLKVIEAQLGAKKGQSTAVRIAQNGIEKAQLDLANTEVLAPSDGVVTNLQLEVGSMANTNMPMLTFVPTGSMWVAADFREKSVASVDKTYHALVAFDANPGAVYDFDLASRDYGVAAAQQTPNGALTKVEANNRWVRDAQRTRVNLTSQEALPPSLFVGSRATIVLYPDNSPFWQLMAKAQIYLASWFHFVY, encoded by the coding sequence ATGACAGCGGATCATAAATTCAAACACTGGATGCGAACACTTATTGTCCTATTCATTGTACTATTTTTCTACATTATCATTGCTGATCGCCATGCTCCCATTACCACAGAAGGGCGCGTTCAAGGCTACGTAGTCCAAGTCGCACCAGAAGTTTCAGGCAAAGTCACCGAGGTGTTAATTGATAACAACCAATCGGTCCTCAAAGGCGATGCCTTGTTTAAAATCGACGATCGCAAATACAAAATTGCTCTTGAACAAGCTAAGTTGTCTTTGCAATCCGCGTATGAGAAAGAAGCCACACTTTACTCTCAACGCGAGGCGGCCATTGCCAACATCACTCGAGCTCAAGCCACTTACAATAATGCACATCGTGAGTACATGCGTTTGCAAAAACTGTCGAGTCAAAAAGTCATCTCTCAGTCCACTCTCGATAATGCTTTTGCACAAAACCAAGTTTCTCGCTCGGCACTCAAAGCCGAACAGCAAAATTTAAAAGTGATTGAAGCGCAGTTGGGCGCAAAAAAAGGTCAGAGTACTGCAGTAAGAATCGCACAAAATGGGATTGAAAAAGCACAACTTGATCTTGCTAATACCGAGGTGCTGGCACCAAGTGATGGCGTAGTAACCAACTTACAGTTGGAAGTCGGATCCATGGCAAACACCAACATGCCAATGCTGACATTTGTGCCGACAGGCTCCATGTGGGTTGCTGCGGACTTTCGTGAAAAATCGGTTGCGAGTGTCGATAAAACCTACCATGCGTTAGTCGCATTTGATGCCAATCCTGGTGCGGTCTATGACTTCGATTTAGCCAGCCGAGACTATGGTGTGGCAGCTGCGCAGCAGACACCAAATGGTGCGTTGACCAAAGTTGAGGCCAATAACCGCTGGGTTCGTGACGCGCAGCGCACCCGTGTAAATCTAACGAGCCAAGAAGCATTGCCACCCTCTCTGTTTGTGGGCTCACGCGCTACCATTGTGCTCTACCCAGACAACAGTCCATTTTGGCAACTGATGGCTAAAGCACAGATCTACCTTGCGAGCTGGTTCCACTTTGTCTATTAG
- a CDS encoding LysR family transcriptional regulator encodes MNVSFDDLYLLSQTIVHGGISAAAEANQLQRSKVSRRLQELERALGCQLLIRTTRTIELTEHGKRLFELVGQPIEHIQQGLNVMDDYQQELTGKVRLAIPSALMSSAAFNSIINEYTTRYPDMSVEIENHQESVDLKRQAFDLQLLPSVAKVSDDSYVQFSLLPYRSHFVASKGYLDTHPPLESIDDLEYHRLLTNRYNADLLDPKYHVTVKSDDLNLLRLMAIAGNGIAFIPQVHSKPALEDGQLVEVLPEYSHLQQHLTLIYPSNLFLPNKVKALIELFREKFQ; translated from the coding sequence ATGAACGTTAGTTTTGATGATCTTTATCTGTTGAGCCAAACCATCGTACATGGCGGCATCAGCGCAGCGGCAGAGGCCAACCAATTGCAACGCTCGAAAGTGAGTCGTCGTTTGCAAGAATTAGAAAGAGCTTTGGGCTGCCAATTGTTGATTCGTACCACGCGAACCATTGAGCTAACAGAGCACGGGAAGCGCCTATTTGAGTTAGTAGGGCAACCGATTGAACATATTCAGCAAGGTTTGAATGTGATGGACGACTATCAGCAGGAACTGACAGGAAAAGTACGGTTAGCTATCCCATCGGCATTGATGAGCTCTGCGGCGTTTAACTCGATCATTAATGAATACACCACGCGTTATCCTGATATGTCGGTGGAGATTGAAAATCACCAAGAGAGTGTTGATCTTAAGCGTCAGGCGTTTGATCTTCAGCTGTTACCGAGTGTGGCGAAAGTCTCTGATGACAGTTACGTGCAGTTTAGTTTATTGCCATATCGAAGCCATTTTGTCGCCTCGAAAGGGTATCTTGATACCCATCCTCCGCTTGAAAGCATAGATGATCTTGAGTATCACCGTTTATTGACCAACCGCTATAACGCAGATTTGTTGGATCCCAAATACCATGTCACTGTGAAATCGGATGATTTGAACCTATTGCGCTTAATGGCGATTGCGGGCAACGGCATCGCTTTTATTCCTCAGGTACATTCTAAGCCCGCGCTAGAAGATGGCCAGCTCGTTGAAGTGCTGCCAGAGTACTCACATTTGCAACAACATCTGACGTTGATCTATCCGTCTAATCTTTTTTTACCAAATAAAGTGAAAGCTTTGATTGAGCTATTTCGAGAAAAATTCCAATAG
- a CDS encoding isochorismatase family protein, whose translation MLSKNTTGLIVVDVQGKLASLMHESEALIENITKLVKGAKALDLPIVWLEQNPERLGPTVEPIREVLATDHLAIAKYTFDGCKASTFKLAVENTNVDTWLVCGIEAHICVYQTAVSLRQMGFRVELVTDGISSRTAANKALALAKLTASGVGLTGVEMCLYEMVEDCRAPEFKEILTLIK comes from the coding sequence ATGCTGTCGAAAAACACCACCGGTTTAATTGTTGTCGATGTGCAAGGTAAGCTTGCTAGCTTAATGCACGAAAGCGAGGCCTTGATTGAAAATATCACTAAGTTGGTAAAAGGGGCGAAAGCACTGGATTTACCCATCGTTTGGCTAGAACAAAATCCTGAGCGTTTGGGGCCAACGGTAGAGCCTATTCGTGAAGTGTTGGCAACCGACCATCTAGCAATCGCGAAGTACACGTTTGATGGCTGCAAAGCGTCCACGTTTAAACTTGCGGTAGAGAATACCAACGTCGACACATGGTTGGTGTGCGGGATTGAAGCGCATATTTGTGTGTATCAGACTGCGGTTTCGCTGCGCCAAATGGGTTTCCGAGTAGAGCTAGTAACGGATGGGATCTCTTCTCGAACGGCTGCGAACAAAGCACTAGCATTGGCAAAACTGACCGCAAGTGGTGTTGGTTTAACTGGCGTAGAAATGTGCTTGTATGAAATGGTCGAAGATTGTCGTGCGCCAGAATTCAAAGAGATTTTGACGCTAATTAAATAG
- a CDS encoding 1-aminocyclopropane-1-carboxylate deaminase/D-cysteine desulfhydrase yields MKLSESPITQHCYNGHTFFIKRDDMLHSHFSGNKARKFMALLEEQNSNIRTVISYGSAQSNAMYSLAALAQIKGWQFEFYVQHIPSWLKQFPLGNYRGAVDLGMQITAMQEVESKLHPSEYIKQVRGLDETTLFIPEGGRASISEAGVKRLAMEILDWTRLEGNKQFVVALPSGTGTTALYLSKHLKPHDIEVLTCACVGDSNYLTEQFNMLEQENHPTILAVRDKHHFGRLYQGDYETWQALHDQTHIEFDLLYDPYMWQCLQPWLAENEDKTLIYIHQGGLLGNESMLPRYQREFD; encoded by the coding sequence ATGAAACTCTCTGAAAGCCCAATCACTCAGCATTGCTATAATGGCCACACCTTCTTCATCAAACGTGATGACATGCTGCATTCTCATTTTTCTGGGAACAAAGCGCGAAAGTTTATGGCGTTATTGGAAGAACAGAATAGCAACATTCGCACCGTGATCAGCTATGGTTCCGCTCAATCGAATGCCATGTATTCTCTGGCTGCTCTAGCACAAATTAAAGGCTGGCAGTTTGAGTTTTATGTTCAACACATCCCATCATGGTTGAAGCAATTCCCCTTAGGTAACTATCGTGGCGCCGTTGATCTAGGGATGCAAATCACTGCGATGCAAGAGGTCGAGTCCAAGCTTCACCCAAGTGAATACATCAAACAGGTTCGTGGACTTGATGAAACAACACTATTCATACCAGAGGGTGGACGAGCCAGTATTTCTGAAGCCGGCGTAAAGCGACTCGCTATGGAGATCCTTGACTGGACACGGTTAGAGGGCAACAAACAGTTTGTGGTGGCATTACCATCAGGTACAGGGACGACGGCACTGTATTTAAGTAAGCATCTCAAACCTCATGATATAGAAGTGCTCACCTGTGCTTGCGTTGGGGATTCAAACTACCTAACCGAACAATTCAATATGCTCGAACAGGAAAACCACCCAACCATTCTGGCTGTGCGCGACAAGCATCATTTTGGTCGTTTATATCAAGGTGATTACGAAACATGGCAAGCATTGCATGATCAAACTCATATTGAATTCGACCTGCTTTATGACCCTTATATGTGGCAATGTTTGCAACCATGGCTAGCGGAGAACGAAGACAAAACCCTCATCTACATTCATCAAGGCGGGTTACTTGGCAACGAATCGATGCTGCCAAGATATCAGCGTGAGTTCGACTAA